Proteins from a genomic interval of Candidatus Desulfofervidus auxilii:
- the hisI gene encoding phosphoribosyl-AMP cyclohydrolase: MIKLDFEKMGGIIPAIVQDYKTNEVLMLAFMNEEAWERTLETGLAHYYSRTRKCLWQKGKSSGHIQKVKEIYVDCDKDTVLLKVEQIGAACHTGYRSCFYRKLEGNDLKIVAEKVFEPEEVYKK, translated from the coding sequence ATGATTAAATTAGATTTTGAAAAAATGGGGGGAATCATTCCTGCAATTGTTCAAGATTATAAGACAAATGAAGTGTTAATGTTGGCTTTTATGAATGAAGAGGCTTGGGAAAGGACTTTAGAAACAGGATTAGCTCATTATTATAGCCGTACTAGGAAATGTCTATGGCAAAAAGGTAAAAGCTCTGGTCATATTCAAAAAGTAAAAGAAATTTATGTAGATTGTGATAAAGATACCGTATTACTTAAAGTTGAGCAGATAGGAGCTGCATGTCATACTGGATATCGCAGTTGTTTTTATCGCAAACTAGAAGGAAATGACTTAAAAATTGTAGCTGAAAAAGTTTTTGAGCCAGAGGAGGTTTATAAAAAATGA
- the rlmN gene encoding 23S rRNA (adenine(2503)-C(2))-methyltransferase RlmN, giving the protein MVLKEKQIDLKNLTLSELEKWIGKFGEPKFRAHQIFEAIYKHNIKDIFSITTLSKSLRSHLSEICQISSFQSEETLTASDGTIKFLFRLKDGQFIESVLIPQSGYYTLCVSTQVGCAMGCKFCLTGKMGFKRNLETAEIINQVLYAKEHLPQHWPLRNIVFMGMGEPLHNFEATLKAVNILTHPLGLRFSHRRVTISTIGLAPQMLKFSQKANVSWAISFHAADNKTRNFLVPINKKYPLEVLIKTMHKMPLPKRKRFTIAYVLLRGVNTSVRQAKDLAKLLKGLPVKINLIPFNPCPDIDFSPPLTYEILQFQEVLQKYGYTVTIRQSKGADIGAACGQLDGKPREFKND; this is encoded by the coding sequence GAGGCAATTTATAAACATAATATAAAAGATATTTTTTCTATCACTACTTTGTCAAAATCTTTACGTTCTCATTTATCTGAAATATGTCAAATTAGTAGTTTTCAATCTGAAGAAACATTAACTGCTTCTGATGGAACAATCAAATTCCTCTTCCGTCTTAAAGATGGACAATTTATTGAATCGGTACTTATTCCTCAATCAGGTTATTATACCCTTTGTGTCTCCACCCAAGTAGGTTGTGCTATGGGCTGCAAATTTTGTCTTACTGGGAAAATGGGATTTAAAAGAAATCTTGAGACTGCAGAAATTATCAATCAAGTACTTTATGCTAAAGAACATTTACCTCAACATTGGCCTTTAAGAAATATTGTTTTTATGGGTATGGGTGAACCATTGCATAATTTTGAAGCTACTTTGAAAGCCGTAAATATCTTAACTCACCCACTTGGATTAAGGTTTTCTCACCGCCGAGTCACTATTTCTACTATTGGTTTGGCTCCGCAAATGCTTAAATTTTCTCAAAAAGCTAATGTAAGCTGGGCTATATCATTTCATGCTGCCGATAACAAAACAAGAAATTTTCTTGTACCTATAAATAAAAAGTATCCTTTAGAAGTTTTAATAAAAACTATGCATAAGATGCCATTACCTAAAAGAAAGAGATTTACTATTGCATATGTACTTTTAAGAGGGGTGAATACTTCAGTAAGGCAAGCTAAAGATTTAGCTAAATTACTTAAAGGGCTTCCTGTTAAAATCAATTTAATTCCCTTTAACCCTTGTCCAGATATTGATTTTTCCCCTCCATTAACTTATGAAATCTTACAATTTCAAGAAGTCTTGCAAAAATACGGATATACAGTTACTATTCGGCAAAGTAAGGGAGCAGATATTGGAGCAGCATGTGGTCAATTGGATGGAAAACCAAGGGAGTTTAAAAATGATTAA